The Sphingobacteriales bacterium sequence GATATATTCCTTGCTGATTTGAATTTTCAACGTATGATTGTTTTTGAAAGGTGATTGGCAATAATTTTCGCTGAGCTTAAACACAAAGGGATGCCTCCTCCAGGGTGTACACTTCCACCGGTAAAACAAAGATTTTTAATTTTTGAAAAATAGTTTGGATGACGCATAAAAGCAGAACCTACTGAATTTGAGCTCATTCCATAGAGTGAACCATGCCACGAAGAGGTACGCTCCTCTATCTGTAAAGGATCGAGTCTTTCTTCGAACAAAATGTAGTTTTCTATATCGGTTTTCAAAACACGGTTGATTTTTTCAGTTATGTTTTTCCGGGCTGTCTGTATTATCTGATCCCAGTTTTGTCCAATATTTTCGGGGGCATTAATCATCACATACCAGTTTTCACACCCCTCCGGTGCATCTGTTTTAACTATCTTACTGCTGATAAAAATATAAACAGTCGGATCATGGTAAATGTTCTTTAGCTGAAATAAATTTTCGAACTCTTCCTTATATCCCTGCGAAAAAAGAATATTGTGGACATCAAGTACTGGAAAAACAGTGGATATTCCCCAGTAAAAAATCAATGCACTTGTTGACAGTTCGTGCTTCTCAATCCTTTTGGGCAATGTTGCTCCCCGGATTATTTTTTTATACAGGGTTTTTATATCTACATCACTGACAACGACATCATAATTCAGTTCCTCCCCTTTCACCACAATACTTTTGACCTTTTTTTTCTTAATATTAATGGCATCTACCTTTGTATTGAAGTAAAAGTTTATTCCGTTTTCGCAAGCAAGCTTATAAAGGCTTACAGGAATCTGAAACATCCCGTTTGAAGGAAAATATGCCCCTATGTTATTTTCAAGGTGGGCAATCACATTTAAAGTGGCAGGGGCCTGATATGGATTCGAGCCATTATAGGTAGCATAGCGGTCGAATAGCTGAACCAGATGTTTATCCTGAAAATAACCTTTGTTGTATTCATGCATGCTGTTAAAGGAATTGAGCCTGTATGCATTTAACAAGGCTTTCAAAAATGGCCACGAAAAAATATTACTGAAACTGAATAGCTTATTGAATATAAAAGGCGTGGATGTCAGGTTGTAAAGGTATTCGCTTTTTCTAAGAAATTTAAGGATACGCTGTCTGGACTCAAAGGTAAGTTTTTCAGCATCTTCTGCAAATTTTGAAGGATTAGAGGATACCGAAAGCTGCAAGCCATCTTCGTAAAAATACTTACATACAACATCTAAAGCATAATAAGGGAATGCTTTATCGAAGTCAACATGGTATAAATCAAAAATTTCCTTTACCAGTTGTGGCAAGGTAAATAAAGAGGGGCCCATATCAAAACGGAAACCATCCCGCCTAAGTTCCTTTATTTTGCCACCAAAACTGTCAGACGATTCAAAAACATCGACCTGATAACCAAGATGACGAAGCCTGAGTGCAGTGGCCAGACCTCCGATCCCTGCACCAACAACAGCTACCTTCAAATCTTTCTGTTTGATTTTCAATTTTTTCAGTTAATCAATAATTTCCTGATGACCATCCCTGCCGAATTGCTGAGCCGAAGCAGATAAATACCTGAAGCTATATTGGTTTCAATAAATGCTTCCGGTTGATGAAATTCACCTTCATAAACTATTTTGCCATCAATATCCAATATTTCAACACGCCAGCTCCCCTTTCTGATTCCCGTTACTTTGAAACAACCATCAGACGGATTGGGATAGATCTCCGGCTGAAAATCATTCTCCGAATATTCTATCCCTGAATTACTTTTGATCATAACCTGAATGGTTTCAATGTTATTGTTTTCATCCAGTTCGGCAACAACCTGTGTGGCATCGGCAAAGATGATGATATAATAAGTTCCTGCAGCGACATTTACCGGAACAATCAGGTTTTCCCCGCTACTTGTACTTGAGTTGACTGCAAGAGGCAATATATTTTCGGAGTCCAGCTCAGGGTCATTCCCATCAAGAAACTTGTCAGTGGAAAGATAATATTTAATAACACATGCAGAAGACTCAACCTGTCCGGTATTTTTCAATGTGCAGTTAACAGCAATTACTCCTCCTTTTTCAACCGTATCAGGAGTTGCACTTTTGCTGATAATGGTCAAATCGGGTTTTGGTGCAACGACCTGCAATTGTTTATAGGACACATTATTGTTTTCATCACTTTCATCAATGCTTTGTGTGGCATCGGCAACAAAGAGGATATAATAATTTCCTGCCGCAGTTACACCCGGTATCGTAAACTGTTGCCCTACCGAATAGCTGCCATCTTTTGCCAGACTAATTACATTATCAGAGGCCATGCTGATATCGCTGCCATCCAATTGATTATCCGTTGATAAAAAATATTTCACTACGGAAGATCCTGAAGAGGCAAGACCCTGATTTTTCACATCACAGGTGGCTGTTACATTATTCCCGGCAACTACCGAAGCAGGGTTGATATTTTCATTAACGATGATCAGGTCGGGCTTTCCTGCCAGACTTCTTTTGATACGGATGTCAAACAGGTATGTCCCCAGATTACCTTCAAAGTAGGGTGCTACCTTGAAATACACTGTTCCGCCATCATTTACCTTAAAAGTATTGGCATCCTCATCATCAAAATATGCAGACCAGTTTGCACCGTATTTATAGGCAAAAACCCCATCTACGGAATAGCTGTTCCCGTCTCCGCTGTTGTAGCTGTCGTGAAGCCTGAGGCTGACTTCATAATTATATCCGGAAGGAAGGGTAACTTTATAATAATCAATATCAGTTGCATTGTGAATATTGGCCTGAGTGGTTTTTATGACACAGGAATCACTGACAAAAGAAACAGCAAATCCGTAAGCATCTGATTCTGTATTGTTAACCTCATACGGATCCGGATTGATTGTCTTTGAAATCACCTTTATACTGATGGGATTGCTGTAAGAACCCGGATTGGCCAGATACCAGTTTCCACCGCTGGGCATAAAATGTATGGCAATCAGGTAATCTCCCGGAGAAGCACTTATCTCACTTGTTTTAAAAGTAAGTCCGTTCGTGAAATGTGTCATGGATGGCATACTGATATTTGTTTTTGTTTCAATAGTTTCAACAAATTGCCCTGTGGATGCACTGAACAATGAAACTGTAAAACTTCCATTAAAGGCAGTACTGCTATAATTGGCAATATCAACCCATACTTCTGCCGAATCACCCTGAACCAGTGGCGATGGAGTTACAGAAAATGCCTTATAAACCCGTATATCACTGTTTGAAGTACCTGTT is a genomic window containing:
- the crtI gene encoding phytoene desaturase; the encoded protein is MKQKDLKVAVVGAGIGGLATALRLRHLGYQVDVFESSDSFGGKIKELRRDGFRFDMGPSLFTLPQLVKEIFDLYHVDFDKAFPYYALDVVCKYFYEDGLQLSVSSNPSKFAEDAEKLTFESRQRILKFLRKSEYLYNLTSTPFIFNKLFSFSNIFSWPFLKALLNAYRLNSFNSMHEYNKGYFQDKHLVQLFDRYATYNGSNPYQAPATLNVIAHLENNIGAYFPSNGMFQIPVSLYKLACENGINFYFNTKVDAINIKKKKVKSIVVKGEELNYDVVVSDVDIKTLYKKIIRGATLPKRIEKHELSTSALIFYWGISTVFPVLDVHNILFSQGYKEEFENLFQLKNIYHDPTVYIFISSKIVKTDAPEGCENWYVMINAPENIGQNWDQIIQTARKNITEKINRVLKTDIENYILFEERLDPLQIEERTSSWHGSLYGMSSNSVGSAFMRHPNYFSKIKNLCFTGGSVHPGGGIPLCLSSAKIIANHLSKTIIR
- a CDS encoding T9SS type A sorting domain-containing protein, whose protein sequence is MKKICLLFVIFAAFVFSGFSTPVSVEKAAVIAKNVFYEGVKEFQVIDYQTIKVELFTTAKDNEHSLLYIFNINASVRGYVIIAADDDVYPVIGYSFEGIFDNNKLNPALSDWISARQNEISFILDNHLQADDLIRQEWTRLSVIPVSRGFRSVSPLVTAKWGQGKYYNRNCPQDAAAPASQDGRTLVGCVAIAMGQIMKYHQSPSTGSGSHSYYHNTYGTLSANFGMTTYNWSNMPNTLSTHNSDVATLLYHCGVSVEMNYGVSGSSSYPSDAAYAFVNYFGYGSTVQKKDKNNYSTSTWEGMLKDELDNSRPMLYFGYGSSGGHAFVCDGYQGSSNNYFHFNWGWDGYLDGYFYVSSLNPGTMDFTNNQGAIMGIKPGVTSGAVISLLDEIDVTPDTLVQYQNASVWVKLANLSSADFTGDYRCAIYTTSGQFVELIDTYNNVTLKKGYYYTNGFSFNKSSINAVAGTYQIVIEYKPAGGSWKLVDKNSHTHPLTIVIKTGTSNSDIRVYKAFSVTPSPLVQGDSAEVWVDIANYSSTAFNGSFTVSLFSASTGQFVETIETKTNISMPSMTHFTNGLTFKTSEISASPGDYLIAIHFMPSGGNWYLANPGSYSNPISIKVISKTINPDPYEVNNTESDAYGFAVSFVSDSCVIKTTQANIHNATDIDYYKVTLPSGYNYEVSLRLHDSYNSGDGNSYSVDGVFAYKYGANWSAYFDDEDANTFKVNDGGTVYFKVAPYFEGNLGTYLFDIRIKRSLAGKPDLIIVNENINPASVVAGNNVTATCDVKNQGLASSGSSVVKYFLSTDNQLDGSDISMASDNVISLAKDGSYSVGQQFTIPGVTAAGNYYILFVADATQSIDESDENNNVSYKQLQVVAPKPDLTIISKSATPDTVEKGGVIAVNCTLKNTGQVESSACVIKYYLSTDKFLDGNDPELDSENILPLAVNSSTSSGENLIVPVNVAAGTYYIIIFADATQVVAELDENNNIETIQVMIKSNSGIEYSENDFQPEIYPNPSDGCFKVTGIRKGSWRVEILDIDGKIVYEGEFHQPEAFIETNIASGIYLLRLSNSAGMVIRKLLIN